The following proteins come from a genomic window of Noviherbaspirillum sp. L7-7A:
- a CDS encoding YaiI/YqxD family protein yields MHIWVDADACPTVIKDILFRVAERLQLNVTLVANKLIRVPGSRFIRALQVPAGADMADAEIVERVSPGDIVVTGDIPLAALVLDKGGLPLNPRGEWYTKDTIAQQLTMRSFMEELRSSGVDTGGPAAFSHADRQNFANALDRALARR; encoded by the coding sequence ATGCATATCTGGGTCGACGCCGACGCCTGTCCCACCGTCATTAAGGACATCCTGTTCCGGGTGGCCGAACGCCTGCAGCTCAACGTCACGCTGGTGGCCAACAAGCTGATCCGCGTGCCGGGCTCGCGCTTCATCCGTGCGCTCCAGGTGCCCGCTGGCGCGGATATGGCCGATGCCGAAATCGTCGAGCGCGTCAGCCCTGGCGACATCGTCGTCACCGGCGACATCCCGCTGGCGGCCCTGGTGCTGGACAAGGGCGGGCTGCCGCTCAATCCGCGCGGCGAGTGGTATACCAAAGACACCATTGCCCAGCAGCTGACGATGCGCTCCTTCATGGAAGAGTTGCGCAGCAGTGGCGTCGACACCGGCGGCCCGGCCGCCTTCAGCCATGCGGACAGGCAGAACTTCGCCAACGCGCTGGACCGGGCGCTCGCGCGGCGCTGA
- a CDS encoding AI-2E family transporter, translating to MSDTPSRPGSNLATIALMLITVAVLYVGRDIFVPFALAILLSFLLAPPVAWLRRTRMPRIAAVVLVVTTAVALLAGAGFVVGRQALTLIGDIPQYQRSMHQKIRSISGAVPGSGVLKRSAEVVKEIGRDLSEATGTARPAETSGQGRAREPVPVRVEPVADPLRTLQDMVDPILKPLGTAGLVIVFVFFVLLAPSDLRDRFIRLAGSDLHRTTEALSEAASRVSRYLLMQLVVNATYGIPLGVGLYLIGVPGALLWGFLATLLRFIPYLGPVVAAVFPLTLAFVVDPGWSMLLWTLVLILTIELVSNNIVEPWLYGSSTGMTPMAVILSAIFWTLLWGTPGLILATPLTVCLVVMGRYVPRLAFIEVLLGSEPVLSPEERLYQRLLAGDIEEAIELAEAEVGAGTLLSFHDDTALAALRLAESARKSGSSIEDRQKVADGMRMLVEDLREILDRQQEGAKEAASATPLPPAEKAEILCIGGRGALDTVAALLLTHVLETRGVAARLLPATAITLDKIGSLDLTGCKAVCLSYLSPRPRTYARFVVRRLRARAPGMKIVLGAWNPAAEEDGAIDLAAETGADAVAGRLGAAADLLQQATGVSPAVAEPASSMH from the coding sequence ATGTCCGACACGCCTTCCCGGCCCGGCAGCAATCTGGCAACCATCGCGCTGATGCTCATCACGGTGGCAGTGCTATATGTCGGCCGCGATATCTTCGTGCCGTTCGCGCTGGCGATTTTGCTGAGCTTCCTGCTGGCGCCGCCCGTCGCCTGGCTGCGCCGCACCCGGATGCCGCGCATTGCCGCAGTGGTGCTGGTCGTTACTACTGCCGTGGCGCTGCTGGCAGGCGCCGGCTTCGTGGTCGGCCGCCAGGCACTCACGCTGATCGGCGATATACCGCAGTACCAGCGCTCCATGCATCAGAAGATCCGCTCCATCAGCGGCGCCGTGCCAGGCAGCGGCGTGCTCAAGCGCAGTGCTGAGGTGGTCAAGGAAATCGGCCGCGACCTGTCGGAAGCCACCGGCACCGCCAGGCCGGCCGAAACCAGCGGACAGGGCCGGGCAAGGGAACCAGTGCCGGTGCGGGTCGAACCGGTCGCGGACCCGTTGCGCACGCTGCAAGATATGGTGGACCCGATCCTGAAACCCCTCGGCACCGCCGGGCTTGTAATCGTGTTCGTGTTCTTCGTACTGCTGGCGCCAAGCGACCTGCGCGACCGCTTCATCCGCCTGGCCGGCAGCGACCTGCATCGCACTACCGAGGCACTGAGCGAAGCCGCCAGCCGGGTCAGCCGCTATCTGCTGATGCAGCTGGTCGTCAATGCCACCTATGGCATACCGCTGGGCGTGGGCCTGTATCTCATCGGGGTGCCGGGCGCGCTGCTGTGGGGCTTCCTGGCCACGCTGCTGCGCTTCATTCCCTACCTGGGACCGGTGGTGGCCGCGGTATTCCCGCTTACTCTCGCCTTCGTGGTCGACCCTGGCTGGTCGATGCTGCTCTGGACGCTGGTGCTGATCCTGACGATCGAGCTGGTCAGCAACAACATCGTCGAGCCCTGGCTGTACGGCTCCAGCACCGGCATGACGCCGATGGCGGTGATCCTGTCAGCCATCTTCTGGACCCTGCTGTGGGGCACGCCGGGCCTGATCCTGGCCACGCCGCTGACCGTATGCCTGGTGGTGATGGGACGCTACGTGCCGCGGCTGGCCTTCATCGAGGTGCTGCTCGGCAGCGAGCCGGTGCTGTCGCCGGAAGAGCGGCTGTACCAGCGCCTGCTGGCTGGCGACATCGAGGAAGCCATCGAACTAGCTGAAGCCGAGGTGGGCGCCGGCACCTTGCTGTCCTTCCATGACGATACCGCGCTGGCTGCGCTGCGCCTGGCTGAAAGCGCCCGCAAGAGCGGCTCGTCGATTGAGGACCGGCAGAAAGTGGCGGACGGCATGCGCATGCTGGTGGAAGACCTGCGCGAAATCCTCGACCGGCAACAGGAAGGCGCGAAGGAAGCCGCTTCCGCCACGCCTCTGCCACCGGCGGAGAAGGCCGAGATCCTGTGCATTGGCGGCCGCGGCGCGCTCGACACGGTCGCCGCGCTGCTGCTCACGCATGTGCTGGAAACCCGCGGCGTGGCTGCACGCCTGCTGCCGGCCACCGCGATTACGCTGGATAAAATCGGCAGCCTTGACTTGACGGGTTGTAAGGCGGTGTGCCTGTCCTACCTGAGCCCGAGGCCGCGCACCTATGCCCGTTTCGTGGTCCGGCGCCTCAGGGCCCGGGCGCCGGGCATGAAGATCGTGCTTGGCGCCTGGAATCCGGCAGCGGAAGAAGATGGCGCAATCGACCTGGCGGCGGAAACCGGCGCCGACGCGGTTGCCGGAAGGCTGGGCGCCGCGGCCGATCTGCTACAGCAGGCAACGGGCGTATCCCCGGCTGTAGCCGAGCCGGCGTCCAGCATGCATTGA
- a CDS encoding response regulator transcription factor, whose product MQPERLLLIIEDDAAFARTLGKSFERRGYRVLMATSLDEAAALLKQHNPGYAVVDLKLNGNTSGLTCVQMLHKHDPAMLIVVLTGYASINTAVEAIKLGAVQYLAKPANTDDIEAAFGHVAGSEPVELTNRATSIKTLEWERIHEVLVQTDFNISETARRLGMHRRTLARKLEKQRIK is encoded by the coding sequence ATGCAGCCTGAACGACTGCTGCTAATCATCGAGGACGATGCCGCCTTTGCCCGCACCCTAGGCAAGTCCTTCGAGCGGCGCGGCTACCGGGTGCTGATGGCCACCAGCCTAGACGAAGCCGCGGCGCTGCTCAAGCAGCACAACCCCGGCTACGCGGTGGTCGACCTGAAGCTCAACGGGAATACCTCGGGCCTGACCTGCGTGCAGATGCTGCACAAGCATGACCCGGCAATGCTGATCGTGGTGCTGACCGGCTATGCCAGCATCAACACCGCGGTGGAAGCGATCAAGCTGGGCGCGGTGCAATACCTCGCCAAGCCGGCCAACACCGACGACATCGAGGCCGCATTTGGCCATGTCGCGGGCAGCGAGCCGGTGGAACTGACCAACCGCGCCACGTCGATCAAAACCCTGGAATGGGAACGCATTCATGAAGTGCTGGTGCAGACCGATTTCAATATCTCGGAGACGGCGCGAAGGCTGGGCATGCATCGCCGCACTCTGGCTCGCAAGCTGGAAAAGCAGCGCATCAAGTAG
- a CDS encoding Lrp/AsnC family transcriptional regulator: MKDASLDDTDRKLLRILCSDGRISNQKLAEQVNLSPTPCWNRVRALETAGYITGYAAVLDQRAMGLPETVIIEVTLERHDDEIFQRFGDALALLPEVMEAYLLTGEYDYLIKVAVSGTEGYERFLRQKLYKIPGIRHSRSTFALRCLKRVHSVVP, encoded by the coding sequence ATGAAAGACGCTAGCCTCGACGATACCGACCGCAAGCTCCTGCGCATCCTGTGCAGCGACGGCCGCATCAGCAACCAGAAACTGGCCGAACAAGTCAACCTGTCGCCCACGCCCTGCTGGAATCGGGTGCGGGCGCTGGAAACCGCCGGCTACATCACCGGCTATGCGGCGGTGCTGGACCAGCGCGCAATGGGGCTGCCCGAGACGGTGATCATCGAAGTCACGCTCGAACGCCATGATGACGAGATCTTTCAGCGCTTCGGCGATGCGCTGGCATTGTTGCCTGAGGTGATGGAAGCCTATCTGCTGACTGGCGAATACGACTACCTGATCAAGGTCGCGGTGTCCGGCACCGAAGGCTACGAGCGCTTCCTGCGCCAGAAGCTCTACAAGATTCCGGGCATACGCCACAGCCGCTCGACCTTTGCGCTGCGCTGCCTGAAGCGAGTGCATTCGGTCGTGCCCTGA
- a CDS encoding YihY/virulence factor BrkB family protein, with product MPIASLRGLVSVIDIAIPGLRGLGAVTVLRQSLSQFVAHDMVTHAKAVTFQVLFSFFPFVILFMALLGYLEISSLFDYLRRQSEVFFLRQTGPQLNAIIDQLQQRRHGMLSFGIVFALWASSSAMRAMMKAMNVIYGVKEERPVWKRYLLSVLATLAVGAALAFAVTLLLVRPAAMAVLAEDLGLPHWWAGMWAWYLRWPAVLLLLTAVVTVIYWIAPDVEQRFQFVTPGAFIAVLVWFGASLSFDFYVRNIGSYDKLYGSVGTAVVLLLYFLLTSFILLFGAELNAAIEHLDPAGKNPGDRSAG from the coding sequence ATGCCAATTGCATCTCTTCGAGGCCTGGTCAGCGTGATCGACATTGCCATTCCCGGCCTGCGCGGCCTTGGCGCGGTCACGGTGCTCAGGCAGAGCCTGTCGCAGTTTGTGGCGCATGACATGGTGACCCATGCCAAGGCAGTGACTTTCCAGGTGCTGTTCTCGTTTTTCCCGTTCGTAATCCTGTTCATGGCGCTGCTGGGCTACCTGGAAATTTCCAGCCTTTTCGATTACCTGCGCCGGCAATCCGAAGTGTTTTTCCTGCGCCAGACGGGGCCGCAGCTCAATGCCATCATTGACCAATTGCAGCAGCGTCGCCACGGCATGCTGTCCTTCGGCATCGTGTTCGCGCTGTGGGCGTCATCCTCGGCAATGCGCGCGATGATGAAAGCCATGAACGTGATCTATGGCGTCAAGGAAGAGCGACCCGTATGGAAGCGTTACCTGCTATCCGTGCTAGCCACGCTGGCAGTGGGGGCCGCGCTTGCGTTTGCGGTGACCCTGCTGCTAGTGCGGCCGGCGGCGATGGCGGTGCTGGCCGAAGACCTTGGCCTGCCGCACTGGTGGGCCGGGATGTGGGCCTGGTATCTGCGCTGGCCCGCGGTCCTGCTGCTGCTAACCGCTGTCGTGACGGTGATCTACTGGATCGCGCCGGATGTCGAGCAGCGCTTCCAGTTCGTCACGCCCGGCGCCTTCATCGCGGTGCTGGTGTGGTTTGGCGCCTCCTTGAGCTTCGACTTCTATGTACGCAATATCGGCAGCTACGACAAGCTGTACGGCAGCGTCGGCACGGCTGTGGTGCTGCTGCTGTATTTCTTGCTGACCTCGTTCATCCTGCTGTTCGGAGCCGAGCTCAATGCCGCGATCGAGCACCTGGACCCGGCCGGCAAGAACCCGGGCGACAGAAGCGCAGGTTGA